CGCCGCGGACCCGCCCCCGAACCCCGACCGCTTATGGAACCTGCTTGCTATGGAACCTGCTTGCTATGGAACCCAGAGGCCAAGGCTCTCGGCGACCAGGGCGGGGCGCTCCTGGCCCTCGATCTCCACGGTGTGGGTGGTGCTGACCAGGTAACCCTTGGGGGTCTCCTTCACTCCGCTGAGTTCCACCGCGTCGCGCACCCGCGAGCCCACCGTGACCGGTTGGAGGAAGCGCACCTTGTTCAGGCCGTAGTTGATGGACATCTGCGGCTTCTTCGTCAGCGAGAAGATGCTCTGGGAGAAGTGCGCCAGCAGCGACAGGGACAGGAACCCGTGCGCGATGGTGGCGCCGAAGGGGCCTTCGGCGGCCCGCTCCGCGTCCAGGTGGATCCACTGGTGGTCCTCTGTCGCATCGGCGAACTTGTCGATGCGGTCCTGGGTGATCGTCAGCCAGTCGGTGTGACCCAGGTGTTCACCCTGGGCGTCGATGACCTCTTGGATGTCGGCGAATACGCGCACCACGCCTCCACGTTCGTTAGGGGTCCGGCGCACTCCGGGGGAAGCCGGACGGTGATGCGCGCCACTCTACCTAACGGTGTTCGGTTAAGTGGCGGCGGCACCCGGGTCCTGCGCCGCGGGCGCGCCCAGCAGCAGGGTCCGGGAGGTGAAACCCGGAAGCGAAGCCTCGTCCACGTCGTGGCCCAGCCCGCTCTCGGTCAACGGCACCGGCACCACGCCGTCGTGCGCGCGCACCGGCGGAACCACCAGGTCACGACCGCGACCACCGGCCCCCGGCATCTCCACCGGCAGGGTCGCCCCGGACAGGGAGGCCAGCGCGACCGTCGCCGCCCGGCCGACCCCGGTCACCGCGGAGGAACCGCACCACACCTGCCAGCCCGCGTCCACCGCACGGTCCACCGCGCGCCGGGCCGCGGTCAGCCCGCCCAGCCGGGCCGGGTCCACGTTCACGGCGCTCCCGGCCTCGGCCAGGACCGCCTCGCGCAGGTCCTCCACCGAGGACAGCGACCGGTACAGCGCCACCGGGGTGCGTAGCTCGGCCGACAGCCGGGCGTGCGCGCCCAGGTCCTCGGAGGCGAAGGGGTCCTCGATCGCCAGCAGCCCCAGGGCGTCCAGCGAACGCAGCGCGTCCAGGTCCGCGGTGGACTCGGTGTAGCGCCCGCCCGCGTCCACCTGTAGCACCAGGAACGGGAAACTGGTCTGCACGGCCCGGACCACATCGGTGTCCCAGCCTGGCTCGACCTCCAGTCTGATCCGTCGGAAACCCGCGCCGACCTGGCGGTTCACCTCGGTGACCACCGACTCCAGGGTCACCTGCCGGGGCAGGGTCACCCCTGCGGTGAGTGCGGTGCGCTCCCCGCCCAGGGCGTGTGAGAGCGGGGTGGCGCGCTGACGGCTCCACAGATCCCAGCAGGCGGTGTCGAGCACGCCCACCAGCGCCGGGTCCCAGGGCAGGTCCGCGAAGGCGTCGGCCACCTCGGTCGGGCGGCGCCAGCCGTGGTCCAGGAGGGCGGGGGCGAAGTCCCGGGAGAGCGCCTCCCACTGCTCGGCGGTGGCCCGGGACACCTCGCCCCAGCCGCTCACCTGCCCGTCGCTCACCCGGACCAGCACCGGAACGGCTCCGTCGGCACCCCGACCGGCCAGTGACGGCCGCAGCCGCACCAGCTCGAGCTCGACGATCCGGGTCACCGTTACCGCGCCGGTGTGTGTCACTACTGTCCCACCTCATGTGTCGGGGCCCGGTCACAGGCCCCACGGTCGGAAGGGCCCACTCTTCGACGGTACCCCCGCCCGACCAGCCCGACCACCCCGTTCGCAGGGGCTGATTCGGCCAGGGGCCCAGGTCGGGCGGGCTTTGGTCGGATGGGTGACGGTTCGTCGGGGCCTCCCCATGGGGTCTCTCACTCCGGG
This DNA window, taken from Nocardiopsis exhalans, encodes the following:
- a CDS encoding enolase C-terminal domain-like protein; this translates as MTHTGAVTVTRIVELELVRLRPSLAGRGADGAVPVLVRVSDGQVSGWGEVSRATAEQWEALSRDFAPALLDHGWRRPTEVADAFADLPWDPALVGVLDTACWDLWSRQRATPLSHALGGERTALTAGVTLPRQVTLESVVTEVNRQVGAGFRRIRLEVEPGWDTDVVRAVQTSFPFLVLQVDAGGRYTESTADLDALRSLDALGLLAIEDPFASEDLGAHARLSAELRTPVALYRSLSSVEDLREAVLAEAGSAVNVDPARLGGLTAARRAVDRAVDAGWQVWCGSSAVTGVGRAATVALASLSGATLPVEMPGAGGRGRDLVVPPVRAHDGVVPVPLTESGLGHDVDEASLPGFTSRTLLLGAPAAQDPGAAAT
- a CDS encoding MaoC family dehydratase, whose product is MRVFADIQEVIDAQGEHLGHTDWLTITQDRIDKFADATEDHQWIHLDAERAAEGPFGATIAHGFLSLSLLAHFSQSIFSLTKKPQMSINYGLNKVRFLQPVTVGSRVRDAVELSGVKETPKGYLVSTTHTVEIEGQERPALVAESLGLWVP